Genomic DNA from Psychrilyobacter piezotolerans:
GATCAATATATTCTTGTGTTTTGGCTACTAACTCTGATGAAGCAGGTAGCATATTATCATCAATAATTATTACTTTAACTGAATTATTACCCTTCCAAGTTGGAAAGATTTTTGCTTTTCCAACTCCTGCAACTTCCCTTGCCCACTTTTCAAAATGATACACATTATTTGAGGTCACAGGATTTTGAACATCATCTAGGTATCTTTCTAATAGCGATCCATGACTTTCTGAATTAAAACCATCATAACTAGGTTCATTATTTACAACTATATTTATTCCTTGTAAGGTTATAGGAAATTGAGTAATGCTTCCTGTATCTACCATCCCAATACTCCCTATTTGCGTACATTCAGCTTCAGTTTGACCATTCCCATCTATAAGTTTTGTTTCCAATGATTGAAATTGAATATTTGACTTTGTACTAAATAAATCCCCTATATTTATAGTTCCTTGACCTGTAAGATCTAAAATTACTTTTGCATTTGTAGCTTTTTTTCTGATTATCCCTCTTCTAGTTTTAGCTTCTACTTCTAATTCTTCAATAGTCATATTCCTAGGATCTATTTTCTTTTCTACTCCCTCTACTTTACTAATTAATTCATCAATCTCTAATGAAACAGATTTTAAAAGGTCATATGTAAGAAAACCAGGGGTTTTATTTTCATATTCTTTTGGCATATTCTTTTGCATATTTTTTAAACTTTCATTCATTTTATCCCCCTTCTATTCTTACAGTCTGACCATCTTTTAGTATTATTTCAAAGTTACACTTAAACTCAACACTAGTTAATTTAGCACTAAAATCTTGGATTCTTTCAACTACATTTAATTTTAATAAACTCTTTTCAATTTCTCTTTTTATTTCACTTTCCATAAAACCTTGTGGTAAATTTCTCTGACCTCTGTAATTAAAGTAGGTCATTCCAAACTCAGTATCTTTATAGATCTTAAATTTTTCATATGCAGTTCTTAATAATACTTGTACATACATTTTTACTTTCTCTTCAATTATTTTACACTCTTTCGGTCTTCCATTTTCCATTATGATAGTAGCTTTATTTTCTATAAAATTTATCATAAAAATCCTTCCAAGTGTTGTTTTATTCAGTTCATTTTCTTCTTCATTGATTTGATTGGCTATACCATCTAAATCCATTGTAGGAAACATTATTTCACCTTCCTTACTTTATCCACTATAAACCATGTTTGTTCATCTATAGTTGGAACTAACATCACTAAATCATTTTTTTTTAATGTATCAGTGAACCAAAAATCCCCTTGTGCTTTATAATCTCCAGTTGATTCATCTGAACCTTTTCCTGCTAATGTTTTGATAGGGTGTGTGTGTAAACTGGCTATTTCAGTAGCTGTTGTATTTTGAAAACTATAATTTTCTATATCCCTAGTCATTTCTGTTATTTCAGACTCGATTTTATAAGTACGATAATAATCATTCCATAAATTATCTGTCATATATAATTGATCGGGGTATAGTGTTATTTGTCCTTCTAAAATAGAAATTTTTAACTCTGGTGGTGGATTAATAACTTTTCCTAGAACATTTCCAATTGGTTTTTCATTTCGTAACTTCCGAAACATTTTAGCTACTTTAACTTGGTAATTATCTATTTACTCCACCCCCTGAATTGTAATATTGGTTTTGTGAATATTATTGTTACAACTATGATTACTTGATTTTATGAGATATTTCCCTTTAAGGTCAAAATCATCATTATTTAATGGGATGATTCTTCCAGCTCTTAAAAGGTCACTGCCTAAGAGGTTAAGGCTAATATCTTCATGTACTCTGTTTAATTCTTTCAACTTATTTTTAGCTATATTATTAGTTTGCGACTCATCTTTATCTTGTGCAGATAATACCTCTTGTAATAGCCCATATTTAGCGATATTAGTTTCATCTTTTACACTTTCTACCACTCTAACGTCTTCTTCATCTTTGGAGCTTACAAGCACACTATTTTTCATTTCTTGTATGCTCTGAGATTTGTTGATATTTCCTATCACATTTAGAATTTTAAACTGTTGAGATTTAGTTTTAAAAATTGGATCTACTTCTAAATCTATATATTCTTTAATGTATATTTTACCCTCTCTCATTTCTAATCTATATTTTATATCGAGTTCATTTTCTGCCTGAAATAACATATCTTTTATAATTTCTGCTATAGTCTTATCTTTATAGATTTTGGTTATTGGTGTAGTTATTGTATCTACGTTACCAATAGGAATATTGAACACACCGCATAATTGTCTTATAGCCTCACTAGCTTGAATATTTTTAAATTGCTTTATAGTCTTAGATTTATTTAAATAGATAGCGTAATCAAAGGCTGTAATGCCCTTGCTGTATCTATTCCATACTACATCTGTAATGACTCCCCTAAAGATCTCTTTAGAATTATTTTTTAA
This window encodes:
- a CDS encoding DUF2577 family protein, which encodes MFRKLRNEKPIGNVLGKVINPPPELKISILEGQITLYPDQLYMTDNLWNDYYRTYKIESEITEMTRDIENYSFQNTTATEIASLHTHPIKTLAGKGSDESTGDYKAQGDFWFTDTLKKNDLVMLVPTIDEQTWFIVDKVRKVK
- a CDS encoding XkdQ/YqbQ family protein, yielding MDNYTLFLLKTDRKFNITQLIGNLSWSDNIDTLGTQLTFDMARNRDDLYLKNYDLVEIGDKLILKNNSKEIFRGVITDVVWNRYSKGITAFDYAIYLNKSKTIKQFKNIQASEAIRQLCGVFNIPIGNVDTITTPITKIYKDKTIAEIIKDMLFQAENELDIKYRLEMREGKIYIKEYIDLEVDPIFKTKSQQFKILNVIGNINKSQSIQEMKNSVLVSSKDEEDVRVVESVKDETNIAKYGLLQEVLSAQDKDESQTNNIAKNKLKELNRVHEDISLNLLGSDLLRAGRIIPLNNDDFDLKGKYLIKSSNHSCNNNIHKTNITIQGVE
- a CDS encoding DUF2634 domain-containing protein, giving the protein MFPTMDLDGIANQINEEENELNKTTLGRIFMINFIENKATIIMENGRPKECKIIEEKVKMYVQVLLRTAYEKFKIYKDTEFGMTYFNYRGQRNLPQGFMESEIKREIEKSLLKLNVVERIQDFSAKLTSVEFKCNFEIILKDGQTVRIEGG
- a CDS encoding baseplate J/gp47 family protein, with protein sequence MNESLKNMQKNMPKEYENKTPGFLTYDLLKSVSLEIDELISKVEGVEKKIDPRNMTIEELEVEAKTRRGIIRKKATNAKVILDLTGQGTINIGDLFSTKSNIQFQSLETKLIDGNGQTEAECTQIGSIGMVDTGSITQFPITLQGINIVVNNEPSYDGFNSESHGSLLERYLDDVQNPVTSNNVYHFEKWAREVAGVGKAKIFPTWKGNNSVKVIIIDDNMLPASSELVAKTQEYIDPIEPPKWGKGYGKSALGSYCTVVSATQKLINISATITKSSNYILNNIKLEIENSITKYLKTVAFDEQLNYISHSKIVSLIISTEGVLDVANVTVNGNLSSNIMLSDEEIAVLGSVSV